One genomic window of Branchiostoma floridae strain S238N-H82 chromosome 4, Bfl_VNyyK, whole genome shotgun sequence includes the following:
- the LOC118413345 gene encoding tetraspanin-12-like — protein sequence MAVEDCIRCVKCLLFAFNVLFWIIGLAIVAVGTWVRDHVSALISIGAVMEDTGGGYFVNVYYPVIVTASCVMILVGFLGCCGAMAENPALLGKFLVCLMLIFFVELGGGLWAYKHPDEDPFPRRDDEVAILSRRLRFYGDRNYGEVTKGWDFIQNEYHCCGMNSYRDWYRLPAWPSQTWVPDSCCRVPAEGCGHVGRDEDYFNQGCSFYVLAFFEDSRQVKMMKWLGVCMGVIQMMSMMLTLLLCIALCCNNFRMGYFQAASRPMDAV from the exons ATCATCGGTCTGGCCATCGTGGCGGTGGGAACCTGGGTGCGAGACCACGTGTCTGCCCTAATCAGCATAGGCGCAGTGATGGAGGACACGGGCGGCGGGTACTTCGTGAACGTGTACTACCCCGTCATCGTCACCGCCTCATGCGTCATGATCCTGGTCGGCTTCCTGGGCTGCTGCGGCGCCATGGCGGAAAACCCCGCCTTGTTAGGCAAG TTCCTTGTTTGCTTGATGCTGATATTTTTCGTTGAACTTGGAGGAGGTTTGTGGGCGTACAAACACCCAGACGAG GATCCTTTTCCAAGACGAGATGACGAAGTTGCAATTCTATCGAGAAGATTGAGATTTTATGGAGACAGAAATTATGGTGAAGTCACAAAGGGCTGGGACTTCATACAAAACGAG TACCACTGCTGTGGTATGAACAGTTACCGGGACTGGTACCGGCTGCCCGCGTGGCCCAGCCAGACGTGGGTCCCGGACTCCTGCTGCAGGGTACCTGCGGAGGGCTGCGGCCATGTTGGGAGGGACGAGGATTACTTCAATCAG GGGTGCAGTTTCTACGTGCTCGCATTTTTCGAGGACAGCAGACAAGTCAAAATGATGAAGTGGTTgggagtctgcatgggggttataCAG ATGATGAGCATGATGCTTACGCTGCTGCTATGTATAGCCCTGTGCTGTAACAACTTTCGCATGGGATATTTTCAAGCCGCCTCACGGCCTATGGACGCCGTCTAG